From Oryza sativa Japonica Group chromosome 4, ASM3414082v1, one genomic window encodes:
- the LOC4335806 gene encoding non-specific lipid-transfer protein 4.1, producing the protein MRSSPIIFLLLAAAAAIAAPWQVAHAAGKCGKTPAEKVALKLAPCAKAAQDPGARPPAACCAAVRDIGTHQSHACLCAVLLSSTVRRSGVKPEVAITIPKRCKLANRPVGYKCGAYTLPSLQG; encoded by the exons ATGAGGTCGTCCCCGATCATCTTCCTgctcctggccgccgccgccgccatcgccgctccgTGGCAGGTTGCGCACGCCGCGGGCAAGTGCGGCAAGACGCCGGCGGAGAAGGTGGCGCTGAAGCTGGCGCCGTGCGCGAAGGCGGCGCAGGACCCCGGggcccggccgccggccgcgtgCTGCGCGGCCGTGCGCGACATCGGCACGCACCAGAGCCACGCGTGCCTGTGCGCCGTGCTGCTGTCCAGCACCGTGAGGCGCTCCGGCGTCAAGCCGGAGGTGGCCATCACCATCCCCAAGCGCTGCAAACTCGCCAACCGCCCCGTCGGCTACAAGTGCGGCG CTTACACGCTGCCCAGCCTGCAGGGCTGA
- the LOC4335807 gene encoding uncharacterized protein, translated as MAAGALLLANPAAPTARHQHRLLQQRRQPRLLASSRPPRWRLSAVQETKEGEAQTAEEITEKYGLEFGLWKVFSSKEGEEEEGKTRKSRTEQAKELLAKYGGAYLATSITLSLISFTLCYLLVSAGVDVQDLLGKVGIATGETGGKVGTFALAYAAHKAASPIRFPPTVALTPVVASWIGRIKKGGD; from the exons ATGGCGGCCGGGGCTCTCCTCCTCGCCAACCCCGCCGCGCCCACGGCGAGGCACCAGCACCGGTTGCTGCAGCAGCGGAGGCAGCCGCGGCTCCTCGCCTCCTCTCGGCCTCCCCGGTGGCGGCTCTCCGCCGTGCAGGAGACCAAGGAGGGGGAGGCCCAGACGGCCGAGGAGATCACCGAGAAGTACGGCCTCGAGTTCGGCCTCTGGAAA GTGTTCAGCTccaaggaaggggaggaggaggaggggaagacgAGGAAGTCGAGGACGGAGCAGGCGAAGGAGCTCCTGGCCAAGTACGGCGGCGCGTACCTGGCGACCTCGATCACGCTCTCGCTCATCTCCTTCACGCTCTGCTACCTCCTCGTCAGCGCCGGCGTCGACGTGCAGGACCTCCTCGGCAAG GTTGGGATCGCGACGGGGGAGACGGGAGGGAAGGTGGGGACGTTCGCGCTGGCCTACGCGGCGCACAAGGCGGCGTCGCCGATCAGGTTCCCGCCGACGGTGGCGCTGACGCCGGTGGTGGCCAGCTGGATTGGGAGGATCAAGAAGGGGGGCGACTGA